A part of Haloarchaeobius sp. HME9146 genomic DNA contains:
- a CDS encoding S1C family serine protease translates to MKQGSRRRFLRAAGVAASVGLAGCSGTRVGEQGVDQTNDASVVVTGEGSVQQGQTASYVDVYESAIESVVLVQAFLSTGQSQGSGWVYDGSHVITNHHVVDDAEVVEVQFSDGTWAEATVLGTDRFSDLAVLAVAEKPDSAVPLPVMSGDPPVGTRVVAIGNPYGLEGSMSEGIVSGVNRLLPNINGVQIADTIQTDVAVNPGNSGGPLLRLDGTVVGCVNAGGGENLAFAISAAMIRRVVPELIDRGEYDHAAMGISMTNVTPTVARVNDLDGVSGVMVVTVADGGPSSGLLQPATGTNSVGGVRVPVGGDVLLALDGTPIPTQQAYAVYLALQMRPGEVVTATVLRDGERIERTVTLGTRGGLT, encoded by the coding sequence ATGAAACAGGGCAGCCGTCGCCGGTTCCTCCGGGCCGCCGGTGTCGCCGCCAGCGTCGGTCTCGCTGGCTGCTCCGGGACCCGCGTCGGCGAGCAGGGGGTCGACCAGACCAACGACGCCAGCGTGGTGGTCACCGGTGAGGGGTCGGTCCAGCAGGGCCAGACAGCCAGCTACGTCGACGTGTACGAGTCAGCCATCGAGTCCGTCGTGCTCGTCCAGGCCTTCCTGTCCACCGGGCAGAGCCAGGGCTCGGGCTGGGTGTACGACGGGAGCCACGTCATCACGAATCACCACGTCGTCGACGACGCCGAAGTGGTCGAGGTCCAGTTCTCCGACGGCACCTGGGCGGAGGCGACGGTCCTCGGAACCGACCGGTTCAGCGACCTCGCGGTGCTCGCGGTCGCGGAGAAACCCGACTCGGCCGTGCCGCTCCCGGTGATGTCGGGGGACCCTCCGGTGGGGACGCGGGTCGTCGCCATCGGGAACCCCTACGGCCTCGAGGGCTCGATGTCGGAGGGCATCGTCTCCGGGGTCAACCGGCTGCTCCCGAACATCAACGGCGTCCAGATCGCGGACACCATCCAGACCGACGTGGCGGTGAACCCCGGGAACTCCGGCGGGCCCCTGCTTCGACTCGACGGGACCGTCGTCGGCTGTGTGAACGCTGGCGGCGGCGAGAACCTGGCATTCGCCATCTCGGCGGCGATGATACGACGGGTCGTCCCCGAACTCATCGACCGCGGCGAGTACGACCACGCGGCGATGGGTATCAGCATGACGAACGTGACGCCGACGGTCGCGAGAGTGAACGACCTCGACGGGGTCTCGGGTGTGATGGTCGTCACGGTGGCCGACGGCGGCCCGTCGTCGGGACTGCTCCAGCCGGCGACCGGGACGAACAGCGTCGGTGGCGTCAGGGTACCGGTCGGCGGGGACGTGTTGCTCGCCCTCGACGGGACGCCGATTCCGACCCAGCAGGCGTACGCGGTCTACCTCGCGCTCCAGATGCGGCCCGGCGAGGTCGTGACGGCGACCGTCCTCCGGGACGGGGAACGCATCGAGCGAACGGTGACGCTCGGGA